One region of Acomys russatus chromosome 8, mAcoRus1.1, whole genome shotgun sequence genomic DNA includes:
- the Tm4sf19 gene encoding transmembrane 4 L6 family member 19: MLSFPGVMACSRTCSRVLGLSLGTSSLCAAGANIALLFPNWDVTYLMRGLIGKHAMLGSGLWGGGLMVLMAATLTMRGFFSKSAPCLHILTALLSSGLALLGALICFVTSGVALKDGPFCMFDVSFFNQTQAWKFGYPFKDLPNRNYLYDRTLWTDVCLEPSKAVVWHVTFFSTILCISLLQLLLVAIHVVNSILGLFCSFWEKC, encoded by the exons ATGCTGTCCTTTCCCGGTGTAATGGCCTGCTCCCGGACCTGTTCCCGCGTCCTAGGCCTGAGCCTTGGGACCTCATCCCTGTGTGCTGCCGGGGCCAACATTGCACTCCTCTTTCCTAACTGGGATGTGACCTACCTGATGAGGGGCCTCATTGGCAAGCACGCcatgctgggctctgggctctggggaggAGGCCTCATG GTACTCATGGCTGCGACTCTCACCATGAGGGGCTTCTTCAGTAAGAGTGCACCCTGTCTGCAC aTTCTCACTGCTCTGTTGTCAAGTGGCCTGGCTCTGCTCGGGGCCTTGATTTGCTTTGTCACTTCTGGAGTAGCCTTGAAAGACGGTCCCTTTTGCATGTTCGATGTCTCGTTCTTCAATCAGACACAAGCATGGAAATTCGGCTATCCCTTCAAAGATCTGCCCAACAG GAATTATTTGTATGACCGCACACTCTGGACTGATGTCTGCCTGGAGCCCTCTAAGGCTGTGGTTTGGCACGTGACCTTCTTCTCCACCATCCTGTGCATCAGCCTCCTCCAGCTTCTCCTGGTGGCGATCCATGTCGTCAATAGCATCCTCGGCCTGTTCTGCAGCTTCTGGGAGAAGTGCTAG
- the Dynlt2b gene encoding dynein light chain Tctex-type protein 2B isoform X2 → MAVSTRGQSLSEALSEADKNSGEPENTYILRPIFQQRFRPSVVKNCIHAVLKEELTGAEYSPDEMPHLTKRLSEIIKDKLKAWLLDASGMRTLTTTLTMFS, encoded by the exons ATGGCCGTGTCCACCCGTGGCCAGTCCTTATCGGAGGCCTTGTCAGAGGCCGACAAGAACTCAGGCGAGCCCGAGAACACCTATATCCTGAGGCCCATTTTCCAGCAAAG GTTTAGACCTTCTGTGGTTAAAAACTGCATTCACGCCGTGCTCAAGGAGGAACTGACAGGTGCTGAGTACTCTCCAGATGAAATGCCTCATCTCACAAAACGCCTGTCAGAAATCATTAAAGATAAACTAAAAG CATGGCTGCTCGATGCTTCTGGGATGCGGACACTGACAACTACACTCACGATGTTTTCATGA